The following coding sequences are from one Cryptococcus deuterogattii R265 chromosome 1, complete sequence window:
- a CDS encoding deoxyribose-phosphate aldolase, whose translation MSSSTNTIEVTLTQIAKMIDHSLLHPTMTDADILEGLKIAKQYNVATACVKPYLIPLAKKELAGTDVLVCPVIGFPAGNSTTEVKVFEADRAAAEGGKEIDMVINIGKALGGDWDYVSSEIKQINDAVVKHGAILKVIFENDYLKDNHIVKLCEICSDIGVGFVKTSTGYGFVKQPNGLYTYAGATIPQLKLMRKHSKPEVQVKAAGGVRTLDDLLHVMSLGVTRIGATATIAIMEAAKARGITDKPTTVEFTPMADVASGGY comes from the coding sequence atgtcctcctccaccaacACCATCGAAGTCACCTTGACACAGATCGCTAAAATGATCGATcactcccttcttcaccccaCTATGACCGACGCCGACATTCTTGAAGGTTTGAAGATTGCCAAACAGTACAACGTTGCTACCGCATGTGTAAAACCATACCTCATTCCTTTGGCCAAAAAAGAACTCGCAGGTACAGATGTTCTCGTCTGTCCTGTCATCGGCTTCCCAGCAGGTAACAGCACAACCGAGGTCAAGGTCTTCGAGGCTGATCGTGCCGCTGCggagggtggaaaggagatAGATATGGTGATCAACATTGGTAAAGCGCTTGGTGGAGATTGGGACTACGTCAGTAGCGAAATCAAGCAAATTAATGATGCTGTTGTAAAACACGGTGCTATCCTTAAGGTCATCTTCGAAAATGATTACCTCAAAGACAACCACATCGTTAAGCTTTGCGAGATCTGCTCTGACATCGGTGTTGGCTTCGTGAAAACCTCTACCGGATACGGATTTGTCAAGCAGCCTAATGGACTCTATACTTACGCCGGTGCTACTATCCCCCAACTCAAGCTTATGCGAAAGCACTCCAAGCCTGAAGTTCAAGTCAAGGCTGCAGGTGGTGTTCGTACACTCGACGATCTTCTCCACGTTATGTCACTCGGAGTTACTCGAATCGGAGCAACCGCCACCATCGCCATCATGGAAGCCGCTAAAGCTAGAGGCATTACCGATAAGCCAACGACCGTTGAATTTACGCCAATGGCTGATGTCGCATCCGGCGGATATTAG